The following coding sequences are from one Pseudomonas mendocina window:
- a CDS encoding SDR family oxidoreductase codes for MSKNLLITGASRGIGRATALLAATQGWTVGVNYRSDRSAADEVVKQILAAGGQAVALQGDVANEDDAQRLFEAMDKLGTLHGLVVNAGIVAPPMPLLDMSGERLRRMFDVNVLGSYLTAREGARRMARSRGGEGGSMVLVSSVAASLGSPFEYVDYAGAKGAMDVLTRGLAKELGGEGVRVNAVRPGLIDTEIHASGGQPGRAERLGKTTPLGRAGRAEEVAEAIVWLLDDKASYTTGALIDIAGGR; via the coding sequence ATGAGCAAGAACCTGCTGATCACCGGTGCCAGCCGTGGCATCGGTCGCGCTACCGCCCTGCTGGCCGCCACCCAGGGTTGGACGGTGGGCGTGAATTACCGAAGCGACCGCAGCGCCGCCGACGAAGTGGTGAAGCAGATTCTCGCGGCGGGCGGCCAGGCCGTCGCCCTGCAGGGCGACGTGGCCAACGAAGACGACGCGCAGCGCCTGTTCGAAGCCATGGACAAGCTCGGCACCCTGCACGGTCTGGTGGTCAACGCCGGTATCGTCGCCCCACCCATGCCGTTGCTGGACATGAGTGGCGAACGCCTGCGACGCATGTTCGACGTCAACGTGCTGGGCAGCTACCTCACCGCCCGCGAAGGCGCCCGGCGCATGGCGCGCAGTCGTGGCGGCGAAGGGGGCTCGATGGTGCTGGTGTCGTCGGTAGCCGCCAGCCTCGGCTCGCCATTCGAATACGTCGACTATGCCGGCGCCAAAGGCGCAATGGACGTGCTGACCCGCGGGCTGGCCAAGGAACTGGGCGGCGAGGGCGTGCGGGTCAACGCCGTGAGGCCAGGGCTGATCGACACCGAAATCCACGCTAGCGGCGGCCAACCGGGTCGCGCCGAGCGCCTGGGCAAGACCACACCACTAGGCCGCGCCGGACGGGCCGAAGAGGTCGCCGAAGCCATCGTCTGGCTGCTCGATGACAAGGCCAGCTACACCACCGGCGCGCTGATCGATATCGCGGGCGGCCGCTAA
- a CDS encoding choline sulfate utilization transcriptional regulator, with translation MFKAIDGLSLDALRVFESAARQLSFTAAASELGSSQPAISQQIKRLEQQLATRLFDRVYRGIVLTEAGELLLSHVQEGLASLDAGLVAVTARQQHEVLQVATDFAFAAYWLMPRLQRFNRLYPEVDVSLITSERDTATLSSEIDVAIHFGDGRFKHGEAHLLFREEVFPVCSPRLLGERQPPLPSAVLTELPLLHLRPEHRSRWFDWEGLFRALGIASLPTPGALRFDNYTLLIQAAIAGQGVAIGWRHLVDELLAQGLLCRLGDAEAHSALGYYLVLPERKRRQRLTERFVDWLQAELDSPAATV, from the coding sequence ATGTTTAAAGCCATCGATGGGCTGTCGCTCGACGCATTGCGGGTGTTCGAGTCGGCGGCGCGCCAGCTCAGTTTCACCGCCGCCGCCAGCGAGCTGGGCAGCAGCCAGCCGGCCATCAGCCAGCAGATCAAGCGCCTGGAACAACAACTGGCGACGCGCCTGTTCGACCGCGTCTATCGCGGCATCGTCCTGACCGAGGCCGGCGAGCTGCTGCTGAGCCATGTGCAGGAGGGCTTGGCCAGCCTCGACGCCGGGCTCGTCGCGGTCACCGCGCGGCAGCAGCATGAGGTGCTGCAGGTGGCCACCGACTTCGCTTTCGCCGCCTACTGGCTGATGCCGCGTCTGCAGCGCTTCAATCGCCTGTACCCGGAAGTGGACGTCAGTCTGATCACCAGCGAGCGCGATACGGCCACGCTGTCCAGCGAGATCGATGTGGCGATCCACTTCGGTGACGGCCGCTTCAAGCACGGCGAAGCGCACCTGCTGTTTCGCGAGGAGGTGTTCCCGGTGTGCAGCCCGCGCCTGCTCGGCGAGCGCCAGCCGCCGCTGCCGAGCGCTGTGCTGACCGAGCTGCCGCTGTTGCACCTGCGCCCGGAGCACCGCTCGCGCTGGTTCGACTGGGAGGGCTTGTTCCGCGCCCTCGGCATCGCCAGCCTGCCGACACCCGGCGCGCTGCGCTTCGACAACTACACCCTGCTGATCCAGGCGGCCATCGCCGGGCAAGGCGTGGCCATCGGCTGGCGCCATCTGGTGGATGAACTTCTCGCGCAGGGGCTGCTCTGTCGTCTGGGTGACGCCGAAGCGCACTCGGCGCTTGGCTATTACCTGGTACTGCCCGAGCGTAAGCGTCGCCAGCGCCTGACCGAGCGTTTCGTCGACTGGTTGCAGGCTGAGCTGGATTCGCCAGCAGCAACCGTTTGA
- the dkgB gene encoding 2,5-didehydrogluconate reductase DkgB — MKFIPPFGLGTFRLKDQVAIDSVRTGLELGYRHIDTAQIYGNEAAVGQAIAASSVARDELFVTTKIWTENLGSGRVLASLQESLQRLGLERVDLTLIHWPSPNDEIPVAQYLGELLEAKRQGLTAAIGVSNFTIAHLRQAIDAVGVDEIATNQVEIHPLLQNRQLVDFARQQGIHLTAYMPLAYGKVLAEPEIQRIAAAHGVSPAQVALAWSLQQGYAVIPSSTKRENLAANLGAAELRLSADDMAVIATLERGERVANPGFAPRWD; from the coding sequence ATGAAATTCATTCCCCCTTTCGGCCTGGGTACTTTCCGTCTCAAGGATCAGGTTGCCATCGACTCGGTGCGCACGGGGCTGGAGTTGGGCTACCGGCATATCGACACCGCGCAGATCTACGGCAACGAGGCCGCGGTTGGCCAGGCCATCGCTGCTAGCAGCGTGGCGCGTGATGAGTTGTTCGTCACCACCAAGATCTGGACTGAAAACCTCGGCAGCGGCCGGGTACTTGCCAGCCTGCAGGAGAGCCTGCAGCGCCTGGGTCTGGAACGGGTCGACCTGACGTTGATCCACTGGCCGTCGCCGAACGATGAAATCCCCGTGGCGCAGTATCTGGGCGAGCTGCTGGAGGCCAAGCGCCAGGGGCTGACGGCAGCGATTGGCGTGTCCAACTTCACCATTGCCCATCTACGGCAGGCCATCGATGCCGTGGGTGTCGACGAGATCGCCACCAACCAGGTGGAGATCCATCCGCTGCTGCAGAACCGCCAGTTGGTGGATTTCGCCCGTCAGCAGGGCATCCACCTGACTGCCTACATGCCGCTGGCCTACGGCAAGGTGCTGGCCGAGCCGGAGATCCAGCGTATCGCCGCCGCTCATGGCGTCAGCCCGGCGCAGGTGGCACTGGCCTGGTCGCTGCAGCAGGGTTATGCGGTGATTCCGTCCTCGACCAAACGCGAGAACCTGGCGGCCAACCTGGGCGCCGCCGAGCTGCGCCTGAGTGCCGACGACATGGCCGTCATCGCCACCCTGGAGCGTGGCGAGCGGGTCGCCAACCCCGGCTTCGCGCCCCGTTGGGATTGA
- the pbpG gene encoding D-alanyl-D-alanine endopeptidase, whose protein sequence is MKLRHSILGLLLCSSLVVSNLQAAPAQPKQELAAGSALLIDLKTGQELYSSNPDLRLPVASVTKLMTAMVVLDAKLPLDEVLPITIRDTQEMQGVFSRVRVGSEITRREMLHLALMSSENRAAASLAHHYPGGHSAFVAAMNAKAKALGMRNSHFVEPTGLSEQNVATARDLAMMVKAASQYPLIHQFSTDSEATVAFRKPNYTLGFRNTNALVRKADWNINLSKTGFTNAAGRCLVMATTIANRPVAFVVLGAFGKYTHMADANRLKRWMETGKVTPVPAAALSYKQQKLAEWSMQAAQ, encoded by the coding sequence GTGAAACTCCGTCATTCGATTTTGGGTTTGCTGCTGTGCAGCAGCCTTGTTGTTTCGAACCTCCAGGCCGCGCCGGCCCAGCCAAAGCAGGAGCTGGCCGCCGGTAGCGCATTGCTGATCGATCTGAAAACTGGCCAGGAGCTCTATTCCAGTAATCCGGATCTACGCCTGCCGGTCGCTTCGGTCACCAAGCTGATGACCGCCATGGTAGTGCTCGACGCCAAGCTGCCACTGGACGAGGTACTGCCGATCACCATCCGCGATACCCAGGAAATGCAGGGCGTGTTCTCTCGTGTGCGAGTGGGCAGCGAGATCACGCGCCGCGAGATGCTGCACCTGGCACTGATGTCCTCGGAAAACCGCGCCGCCGCCAGCCTCGCCCACCACTACCCAGGTGGCCACTCGGCCTTCGTCGCGGCCATGAACGCCAAGGCCAAGGCGCTGGGTATGCGCAACAGCCACTTCGTTGAGCCGACCGGTCTGTCGGAGCAGAACGTCGCCACCGCGCGTGATCTGGCGATGATGGTCAAGGCCGCCAGCCAGTACCCGTTGATCCACCAGTTCAGCACCGACTCGGAAGCCACCGTGGCCTTCCGCAAACCCAACTACACCCTGGGCTTTCGCAACACCAATGCCCTGGTGCGCAAGGCGGACTGGAACATCAACCTGAGCAAGACCGGCTTCACCAATGCCGCTGGTCGCTGCCTGGTGATGGCTACCACCATCGCCAACCGCCCGGTGGCGTTCGTCGTGCTCGGCGCCTTCGGCAAGTACACCCACATGGCTGACGCCAACCGCCTCAAGCGCTGGATGGAGACCGGCAAGGTCACCCCGGTGCCAGCCGCCGCGCTCAGCTACAAGCAGCAGAAGCTCGCCGAGTGGAGCATGCAGGCCGCGCAGTGA
- a CDS encoding LysR substrate-binding domain-containing protein — protein sequence MKISLEEMLAFVSVVDSGSISAAAEQLDQTASGVSRALSRLEEKLAVTLLRRTTRRLELTEEGEVFLTQARRILASVEEAEEQMTLRRQAPAGRLRINTASPFMLHVIVPLIGDFRARYPQIELELNSDDRIIDLLERRTDLAIRIGHLPDSSLHARPLCHSRRRVLASPAYLARHGAPTRTEDLSQHSLIGFTEPDSLNEWPLRHALGERWRITPSLRASSGDTMLELALIGEGLVCLSDFMTDAARASGALVEVLAEQRVEVRQPVNAVYYRNTALASRITCFLDYLSERLGCPA from the coding sequence ATGAAGATCAGCCTGGAAGAAATGCTCGCCTTCGTCAGCGTGGTCGACAGCGGCTCCATCAGCGCCGCCGCCGAGCAACTGGATCAGACCGCTTCCGGCGTCAGCCGTGCACTGAGTCGCCTGGAGGAAAAACTCGCGGTTACCCTGCTGCGCCGAACCACGCGGCGCCTGGAGCTGACCGAGGAGGGCGAGGTATTCCTGACCCAGGCGCGGCGTATTCTGGCCAGCGTAGAGGAGGCCGAGGAGCAGATGACACTACGGCGCCAGGCACCGGCCGGGCGCCTGCGCATCAATACTGCCTCGCCGTTCATGCTGCATGTGATCGTGCCGCTGATCGGCGACTTTCGTGCACGTTACCCCCAGATCGAGCTGGAATTGAACAGTGATGACCGCATCATCGACCTGCTGGAACGACGTACCGACCTGGCCATTCGCATCGGCCACCTGCCGGACTCCAGCCTGCATGCCCGGCCGTTGTGCCATAGCCGCCGCCGCGTGCTGGCCAGCCCCGCGTATCTGGCGCGCCATGGCGCACCGACACGTACCGAAGACCTCTCGCAGCACAGCCTGATCGGCTTCACCGAGCCGGACAGTCTCAACGAATGGCCGCTGCGCCACGCCCTCGGCGAACGCTGGCGCATCACCCCAAGCCTGCGCGCCTCCAGCGGCGACACCATGCTCGAACTGGCGCTGATCGGGGAAGGCCTGGTGTGCTTGTCGGACTTCATGACCGATGCCGCCCGCGCCAGCGGTGCACTGGTAGAAGTGCTGGCTGAACAACGCGTGGAGGTGCGCCAACCGGTCAATGCGGTGTACTACCGCAACACCGCACTGGCCTCACGCATCACCTGTTTCCTCGATTACCTAAGCGAGCGTCTGGGCTGCCCGGCCTAA
- the betC gene encoding choline-sulfatase, translating into MKRPNILFIMADQMAAPILPLHDAASPVQMPNLMKLAEQAVVFDSAYCNSPLCAPSRFTLVSGRLPSKIGAYDNAADFPADVPTYAHYLRRLGYRTALSGKMHFCGPDQLHGYEERLTSDIYPADYGWAVNWDEPDVRASWYHNMSSVLQAGPCVRSNQLDFDEEVVFKARQYLYDHVRMSPDQPFCLTVSMTHPHDPYTIPCEYWDRYEGVDIPMPRQHIDQAEQDPHSQRLLKVIDLWDKPLPEDKIREARRAYFGACSYIDDNIGKLLKTLEECGLAEDTLIVFSGDHGDMLGERGLWYKMHWFEMSARVPLLVHAPKRFAAHRVSQSVSTLDLLPTLVELAGGQIDDDLELEGHSLLPHLQGKGGHDEVLGEYMAEGTVSPLMMIRRGPWKFIYSNQDPLLLFDLDSDPFERQNLAESSEHRGILAGFVAEACERWDIPTIHAATLASQRRRRLVAEALSQGKLTSWDHQPWVDASQQYMRNHIDLDDLERRARFPQV; encoded by the coding sequence ATGAAGCGCCCGAACATCCTCTTCATCATGGCCGACCAGATGGCCGCGCCGATCCTGCCGCTGCACGATGCTGCCTCGCCGGTGCAGATGCCCAACCTGATGAAGCTGGCCGAGCAGGCCGTGGTGTTCGACTCAGCCTACTGCAACAGCCCGCTCTGTGCGCCATCGCGCTTCACCCTGGTCAGCGGCCGCCTGCCATCGAAGATCGGTGCCTACGACAACGCCGCCGATTTTCCCGCCGACGTACCCACCTACGCCCACTACCTGCGCCGCCTCGGCTACCGCACCGCACTGTCGGGCAAGATGCACTTCTGCGGCCCGGATCAGTTGCACGGCTACGAGGAGCGTCTGACCAGCGACATCTACCCGGCCGACTACGGTTGGGCGGTGAACTGGGACGAGCCGGACGTGCGCGCCAGCTGGTACCACAACATGTCCTCGGTGCTGCAGGCCGGCCCGTGCGTGCGCAGCAACCAGCTGGATTTCGACGAAGAGGTGGTGTTCAAGGCCCGTCAGTACCTCTACGACCACGTGCGCATGAGTCCGGATCAGCCGTTCTGCCTGACTGTATCGATGACCCACCCGCACGACCCCTACACCATCCCGTGCGAATACTGGGATCGCTACGAGGGCGTGGACATTCCCATGCCGCGCCAGCACATCGACCAGGCCGAGCAGGATCCGCACTCGCAGCGCCTGCTCAAGGTCATCGACCTGTGGGACAAGCCGTTGCCCGAGGACAAGATCCGCGAAGCCCGCCGCGCCTACTTCGGCGCCTGCAGCTATATCGACGACAACATCGGCAAGCTGCTGAAGACCCTGGAGGAATGCGGCCTGGCCGAGGACACCCTGATCGTCTTCTCCGGCGACCACGGCGACATGCTGGGTGAGCGCGGCCTCTGGTACAAGATGCACTGGTTCGAGATGTCCGCCCGCGTGCCGCTGCTGGTACATGCGCCGAAACGCTTCGCCGCGCACCGGGTGAGCCAGTCGGTTTCGACCCTCGATCTCTTGCCGACCCTGGTAGAACTGGCCGGCGGCCAGATCGACGATGACCTGGAACTGGAGGGCCACTCGCTGCTGCCACATCTGCAAGGCAAGGGCGGCCACGATGAAGTGCTCGGCGAATACATGGCCGAGGGCACCGTCAGCCCACTGATGATGATTCGCCGCGGCCCGTGGAAGTTCATCTACTCCAATCAGGATCCACTGCTGCTGTTCGATCTGGACAGCGACCCGTTCGAACGTCAGAACCTGGCCGAGTCCAGCGAGCATCGCGGCATCCTCGCCGGTTTCGTCGCCGAAGCATGCGAGCGCTGGGACATCCCGACCATCCACGCCGCCACCCTCGCCAGCCAGCGTCGCCGCCGTCTGGTGGCCGAGGCGCTAAGCCAGGGCAAGCTGACCAGTTGGGATCACCAGCCCTGGGTCGATGCCAGCCAGCAATACATGCGCAACCACATCGACCTCGACGATCTGGAGCGCCGCGCCCGTTTTCCCCAGGTATGA